From the Atribacteraceae bacterium genome, the window TACGGGATTACCTTTTCCTTGTGCGGAACGGTAACGTTGAATCCGGCGGCGCCCAGCGCCCGTAATCCAGCGACCGATGCCGCAAGATGTTCAGAAGGTACGTCGAAGGCCATATAGACAAAAGGAAGGGCCATCTCCTCGAGAGCGGCGTTCTGAAAAGCCGGGGAAAGCGAATGGACGATGGGGTGGCCGATCAGGGCCAAAAGACGGGTCTGGCCAGAGATCACGACCGCTGTCCCCTTTTACGAAATCTTTTTAATACCAATCGCTCCAGGTTCCGGATCAAGCGGACATGTACATTCTCTTTCTTGTTTACGGGAAAGACCAGTATGGTGAAGATGCCCATACGGTTCCCTCCCCACACATCAGTAAATATCTGATCACCGATCACCGCGACCTGGACAGGGTCAAGGGCCATGGCTTGAATCGCTTTGCGGAAATTAACCCGGCGGGGCTTGAGAGCCAGGGGAATACAGGGAATGCCTAAAACCTGAGAAAAATGTTTCACCCGGCCGGTCAGGGAGTTGGAAACGATATAAAACAAAAAGCTCTGGTCCTTGGCTTTCTTCAGCCACAGGTCGGTTTCGGGAGGGAGATTGTAACCGTTCCAGGCCACGATGGTGTTATCCAGGTCCAGGATCAGACCCCGTATGCCGGAATTCCAAAGTAAGTCCAGGGGAATTTCGCTGATTTCCTGGACAAAGAGGCTGGGGAAGAAACGTTCCCAGAATCTGCTCATGGGCGGGCTGCC encodes:
- a CDS encoding YqeG family HAD IIIA-type phosphatase, with product MSRFWERFFPSLFVQEISEIPLDLLWNSGIRGLILDLDNTIVAWNGYNLPPETDLWLKKAKDQSFLFYIVSNSLTGRVKHFSQVLGIPCIPLALKPRRVNFRKAIQAMALDPVQVAVIGDQIFTDVWGGNRMGIFTILVFPVNKKENVHVRLIRNLERLVLKRFRKRGQRS